The genome window TTGCAGGATCGCTGCCGTCAAATCATAGGCTTCGACAGCGGCGATCGTTTATATGTTTGGGACGAACGGGCCTGCGTTATTCTCCGGTTAGAGCCAATAGGTAACGATTTAGAAGACCAAGAGAAAATGTAGAAGGATTTTATCTCCCATAAATCTCCGTCAATTCCCGCAAGCGCCAGTGGATTTCTTCCGTCAGCATTTCCGGCGTAAACCGCCATTGCCAATTGCCCGCAGGCCGTCCCGGCATGTTCATCCGCGCTTCGGCGCCGAGGCCGAGAACGTCCTGCAATGGGAATATCGCCATATCCGCCGTCGACGCCATCAGAGCGCGGATGATCGTCCAGTGAATCTCGCGCCCGTCTGTGCCGAGATAGAGCCGCGCGTAATGCTTTTCTTTCTCTACTTCCTCGCGCGAGCGCGTGCTATCGCCCTCTCCGCCGCTGTTCCACCATCCCACGATCGTATCGTTATCGTGGGTGCCGGAATAAGCGGCGAGATTGTGAACGTATTGATGGGGCAGGGCGGGATTGCTGGGGCCGGAAGCAAAGGCGAATTGCAGAATCGACATGCCCGGAAGATCGAACTGAAGCCGCAGGTTTTCCACTTCCTTTGTAATGAGGCCGAGGTTTTCGGCGATGATCGGCAACTCGCCCAAGGCTTTATTCAAAGTTGCGAAGAAATCCGCGCCGGGACCTTTTACCCACCGTCCGTGGATGGCCGTCTCCGCGCCGCCGGGAACTTCCCAATAGGCTTCGAAACCACGAAAATGATCCAGCCGGACGATATCCACCAATTTTAAAGCGGCGTGAAAGCGGTCGATCCACCAACGGTATCCCGTCTCTCGCAAGCGATCCCATCGATAGATGGGATTGCCCCATAACTGGCCGGTTTCGCTGAAATAATCCGGCGGCACGCCGGCGACGGCGGCGGGAATGCCCTTCTCGTCGAGCTGGTACAAGTCGGGATGCGCCCATACGTCGGCGCTGTCGTGAGCGGTGTAGATGGGAATGTCGCCGATAATTTTGATTCCACGGTCTCCTGCGTATTGCTTAATCGAAGCCCATTGTTGGAAAAACAAATATTGCCAGAATTTCCGGGCTTGGATTTCGTCGTAGATTTTCTCGCGCCAATGCTGCATAGCCGATGGCTTGCGCGCGGCGGCGTCGGCTTCCCATTGAGTCCACGGCTTGCCCGCGAACGCTTCCTTGAGAGCCATGAAAAGGGCGAAATCGTCCAGCCAGGCGTCATTACGTTGCCGGAAGGCGTCGAAATCCTCCCGTTGTTTTTGGGAAGCTTTCTTCTTAAAATTCTCGAAAACGATGCGCAGTTTTTTGTATTTGAAACCGATGACCCAGCCGTAATCTACGCTATGTTCGGGAAAAGGGAGATTTTCCAGATCTTCGGCGGAAAGAAATCCTTCCTGTACCAATTTTTCCAGACTAATGAGCAGAGGATTGCCCGCAAAGGCGGAAAAACTCTGGTAAGGCGAGTCGCCGTAACCCGTCGGCCCCAAGGGAAGCACTTGCCATAATTTCTGGCCGGCGGCGGCCAGGAAATCCACGAAACGGCTGGCGCCGTCTCCCAAATCGCCAATGCCGAATTGGCTCGGAAGCGAGGTGGGATGCAATAGAATGCCGCTCGATCTTGGAAATCTCATGGATAATGTCCTTTCCTTATTGCAGAGGCCAGCGTTTTGGTGAACGCATTTCGCGTCGGTTGATCGATTGAATGAATGGCAAGTATTGTAAGACGTTTTTCCTTCAACGCAACGCCGAACTCGCTCAGAAAACGCCAACGCCGAAATCGCTTGTTTCCCAATTCCACTGCGAGCGCCGCCAGCAAAGACGAGAAAATGGCGTATAGCCATAGTCTCGCCGATGGTTTTTTGAGAAAATGGCTTTATAATGAGTAGGCGATTTTGAAAATAAACATTAATAGGAAATCGGTATTTTCCTTTGCCTAAAAG of Candidatus Omnitrophota bacterium contains these proteins:
- the malQ gene encoding 4-alpha-glucanotransferase, whose protein sequence is MRFPRSSGILLHPTSLPSQFGIGDLGDGASRFVDFLAAAGQKLWQVLPLGPTGYGDSPYQSFSAFAGNPLLISLEKLVQEGFLSAEDLENLPFPEHSVDYGWVIGFKYKKLRIVFENFKKKASQKQREDFDAFRQRNDAWLDDFALFMALKEAFAGKPWTQWEADAAARKPSAMQHWREKIYDEIQARKFWQYLFFQQWASIKQYAGDRGIKIIGDIPIYTAHDSADVWAHPDLYQLDEKGIPAAVAGVPPDYFSETGQLWGNPIYRWDRLRETGYRWWIDRFHAALKLVDIVRLDHFRGFEAYWEVPGGAETAIHGRWVKGPGADFFATLNKALGELPIIAENLGLITKEVENLRLQFDLPGMSILQFAFASGPSNPALPHQYVHNLAAYSGTHDNDTIVGWWNSGGEGDSTRSREEVEKEKHYARLYLGTDGREIHWTIIRALMASTADMAIFPLQDVLGLGAEARMNMPGRPAGNWQWRFTPEMLTEEIHWRLRELTEIYGR